In Isosphaera pallida ATCC 43644, the sequence CATGACGGGGAGCGTGGTCGAACGATAAAGAGCGGGCTGTTCGGCGGTGGGAGCCGGTTCGGTGATCGCAAGAAACGCCTCGTCCCAGTCGCACTCCATATTGGTACGGATGCGCACAACAAACGGATGCGCAAGCTTGCTGGGGTCGAGTTCCACGCTCATGGTTCGCGGCAACCCGGCGGGATAACCAGGATAGGGTTCCAGCGTCTCCCAGGTTCCATCTGACCGTTGTTGTTCCAAAACGGGTGGCTTGAGTTCCACGCCAGCGGTAGCGGCGGCGTAATTGGTTTGCGAGTAGGGATATTCGACCCAACCATTCAGTACCAGCAGCAACCGTCGTCCCGGTTCGTTTTCGACCCGACTCCAGGCGTCACGGACTCGGTTTCCGAAGTCGAGCGTGATGGCATGTTCTTCAGCATAGCCAATCCACTTGCCCAGCTTTTTGACGCCTCCAGCGAAGCGACGGTCGGTGGATTTCAGATGGTCCGTCACCTCCTGCCCTTGAGAGTTGACGGCCTTGGTCGGATCAATCCGAGTCCGCCATGCGCGAACCTCTCCCGTCGGCCGCGGACCTTCGGGCGCGAAGCGTTCATCCAACCCGATCGTCACCTCGGCAGGGTGGTCGATGACTTCGAGCTCGAAGTGGTCCAGGTAGGAGATCTCGTCCATCGGTTCGACCACGGCGATGCGATAAACCCCGCGGGTCGGCTTCAACTGATCGCTGCGAATCAGCAACGCCTCGTCGCGATCGGGCTGCCCGTAAATCCCAGGCGCGACCAGATAACCCATTCCACCTCCTCCGAGGAAATCGCCTAGGCACTCGAACCGGGTTCCGTTCCACGTGAAACACACTGGACAGCTTCCCGTCTTGCGATTGGTCTCGATCAGGTTGAGCCGCTGGTTGGCAGCGACCTGGAGCTCTGACTGCAACACACCATCTGGCCAGGTGATCTGAACCAGTTCCGCCTTCGTGGAATCGCCTAACCCCAAAACCACGGGACCAAGCGATTGACCGGTCGCACCGATAAGCGACGTGGTCTCCAACCGAAGATTGAGCTTCGGCCCCAACACTCCGAGTTTGGCTCCATAGCCGTGAGGGTTGGTCCGCATTTGGTCGAATCCCACTTTCCACCGACCCGCGAACTCAAGCGCCAACCAGTTGAATCGATTCCCCAAGTTCTCGAACACCCTCGGCGGCTCGCCAGGACGCCAAACCAAGAGATCAGGAAGGTCGTCACCCACGAGATTGGCCGTCTCTAAAGAATCCCTCCCTTGCTCCGGCGAGGTTGAACCATCGTTGGAACGCAGCTCGTCGAGGCCCACACTGAACCCGATCAAACGGTCACCCAGGTTTCGACCCGCCAGCGGTTGTTGGTCGGTGGGACCAATCACGTCAGGGCTGCCATTCAAGTCGATGTCGATCATTCGGACCGAACTTAGACCACGGAGATTCGTGGGAAACTCCACGAAGTTGGGCTGACGACGGCCAGGCGTGGAATCGGTCTCGTTCCTCCAGACTCGCAACCGCCCTTCATGATCGAGCGCGACTAGGTCGGAACGTCCGTCAGCGTCCAGGTCAAGGGCGAGCAGATGGTTGATCCTGGAAGGTCCATTGGGCAGCTCGATCGGTTCCCGGAGAAACCGTCCCAGGCGTTCGTTTCGCAGTAGGTACGGGGTTCCATCCCAGCCAGCCACAATCAGATCAAGGTCACGGTCGCTGTCGAAATCGAAGGCCGCCAGCGTTGTCGGAACTCCAGATGGCTTCAGTGCTTCCTCGAGGCCGGGCCAGCGGGAGAATGCGATCGAAAGTCCCTCCTCGGCGGGTGTCTCGGGATGGGCGACTGCCTTAGGAGCCCAGTTGTCTTTGGGAAGGTTCCCCGGCAGCGGCGCGGGTACGCCGTCGTTGCGGAACAGGATCACCGGGGAAGGGGGGGGTTGTTCTCCCTCCCGAAAGAGGGTCTCTAATTGGGACGCCAGGGTTGGCGTCACCAAGACGAGATCGAGGTCGCCATCCTGGTCCAAATCGATCCAACGGGCGGTGAGCGCGACCTGATTCAGGTTCGCTAAACCAGCCTGAGCTGTGACATCTTCAAAGCTCTGATTGCCTAGGTTGCGCAGAAGCCGCACGCCACGAGTTCCCGTCAAGACCAGGTCGTTCCAACCATCGGCGTCGAAGTCGGCGGCAGCGGCTCCGAGGGTCACACCGTGGTCGGATCCATTGCCGCTGGGTGCCAACGCCCTGGGTAACTCCGTGTAGCCACCATCGGGACGTTGACGGAAAAGACCGTCTCGAATCCCCTGGTCGTCTCGAATGGCGTTGGGAAGAAACAGGTCGATCAGGTCGTCGTTATCCAGATCGAATGCAACGATCGGTCGCCCGAACTGGCCGGCGATCCGTTCTGCGTTGGCAGAGTGTTGGCGAAGTTCCTCTGGTGTCGCCCAGTTTGACCCTTGGGCGAGCTCGAACTTCAGATCGGTCGCGTTCCACCGCACGGGGGCGTCGGTCTCGGCGGGTTTTGAAACGATTCCAGGTGGGTTGATGATCGTGGCATAAGGTCCTGCCTCGCCATAGGTCAAAGCGAACGCCTCGCCTGGTCCCTGAGGATTGCCCGCCGTTTTGGGACTCAGCTGGGCGCGGAGATTGAACATCTCCGTCCGCTTGCGAATCGCTTCGGCCTTTTGTTGAGGATCGCGGGCAGTGACCTCTTGGTTGCGGTAAGCCAGCATCAAGCGGTAAGCGGCCGACTCAAAATAAGGGTTGAGTTCGAACGCCTTCTCAAAGTAAGGCAAGATCAACTCGGGCTTGTTTTGGGCCACCGGAAAATCGGGTCGGTCAGGGTCGGGAAGAGTCGCCCCCAGCTGGTACCAGGTTGTAGCATCGTTGGGATCGAGTTCGTTGACCTTTCGAAATGCCTCGTGAGCTTGAGCCGTCTCGCCGACGTATCCCAAAATGAGGCCCCGACAGTAATAAGCGTGGGCGTTGTTGGGATCTTGGCGGATGACCTCGGCTAGCAGATCCAACTCCCTCTGGAAATCTTGAGCGGAAGGCGATCGTCCCGCCTTGCGGGCGTCCTCCGCTTTGACACCCGTGTTGTTCAAAAGCGCGATCGCCAGATTGACTCCGCTAGGAGGCCAACCAGGAGCGATCCTCCGAACCGTTTCAAACGCTTGAGCGGCCTCGGCGTACTCGAACCGCTGCATTCGTCCCAACCCTTCGAGATGGGCTTCGACCAAGTCCTTGAATTGGTCCGGCGTCAGGTCGGAAAGGGTGGCGGCCCGCGTCTCAGGAGCGGTGGTTTGAACTCGTTCAGACTTGGGGACACTCTTGGTTTCAGGTTGGGTTCCACAACCACAACCAATCCCGATGGGTGTCATTAGCAATCCCAACCCCACCCAACGACGTATCGTGGCGCTCATGTGTGGGAGGTTCGCTGGACAACATTTGAAAGAGGGCACGGAATCATCTCCCAACTTGAAAATGAAAAAAGCGATCTTCTTCGACGTGGGATGTGATCAGCCAGACCGAACCACGTTTCACACTGTCCCACATCTCGTGGAATCGTCGTCGTGAAACAGGCTGGAGTGACGTTTCCCTTTGCGGTCAGGAACTGATCTCGAAAGCCCCGTCAGGATCGCCGGAGGACCACAACCGGCTTCAGACGGTCAACCGTTTCACGTGAAACACGAATCGAGGCAATCCGTGACTCCCTTCTGTTTCACGTGAAACAAGACCGGTCGCTTGTCATTCTTCCACCGTTTCACGTGCAATCCCCATCGAGGCGTGCAGCGACAAGCTTGCGAATCCTCCCACCGTTTCACGTGAAACGGTGGGAACGACGATCGGCGACGACTTGACGAGGGGGGCGGGATTCACGAGAGCGGGCCGATGAAAGTGAGGGAGATCGTATCTGTCGAAGCCGTCGCCGCCTTCGTGAATCTCATCGAGATCATCGTCGTGTGGCCCGGCGGTACGGATCAATATAGCCGGGCGGGGCGGGATCAAGCGATTCTAACATGAGGCCGCCAGGATTGAGCCGAGGCGGCGCGAACCGACCGTGACGGAGCATCTGGTGCCCCCGCCTTCGTTCGCGGGCGCGACGCAGACCGTCCAAGTCGATCGGACCCATGACGATTTTGGAGCCGGGACCGGGAGACGCCTGAGTGACGATCCGACCATCGTAATCGACGATCATGCTGCCGCCAGGCCAGGAGTAGGGGGGGTAGTGTGTCAGGCTCGCTCCTTGATTGGCTGCCACGACGTAAGCTAAATTCTCGATTGCCCGCGCTCGGTTGATCACGGTCCACCAATCCATCGGTTCGGTCGTTCCCCAAGGGTCCATGTAGGCCGAGACCCGAATTAGCACCTCGCAGCCCCGGAGCGCCATCGAACGCAGCACCTCGGGAAAGAGCCAGTCGTAACAGATCGCCACCCCCAAACGTCCAATCTCGGTCTCGACCACTGGCAAGAGGGTGGCGAGGTCGTCGTGGAACTCGGCGGGGCTGCCGTGTACCTCAAACGGAATCCAAGGGTTGAGCTTGCGGTAGGTAGCTAGCAGACCGTCGGGACCAATCAGGCAGGTGGTGTTGAAAACGACTCCGGGATGGGAGGGCGACGACTCCAGAAAACTCCCAGTCTGAATGTGGATCCGATGCCGGCGCGCTACTTGGATGTAACGGTCGGTGAACTCGTTGGGAATCGGTAAGGCAAGCTTGTCGAGGAGTTCGGCGGCACTGGGATAGATCGGGGCGGCGTGGGCGAACTCGGGGAAAACCACCAGTTTGAGATCGTCGAAGGGACCAGTGCCGACGACGGCGTGGTCAATCAATTCAGCCAACGCGGTGAAACGCGCTGGATAGTCCGAACGGTCACGAGGGCAGGGGAGGTCGGTTTGAATCGCCGCGGCGGCGTAGCGGAGCGAACTCATCGCGTGGTGGTTTCCATAGCCGAGGGATTGGAGAGAACACGAGGCGCGGGTTGAAACGCGACCTCGTCCACCAAGACAGGATGCGCCGAAGCGAGATGATCGTCGAGGAGACAAGGTCTCAACCGGCCGATCAGAATAAGGGATCGAGAGCAAGTCAGCGTGATGTCAGCTCCAACCCGCGTCGGATCGCCGCCCGCGTGGATGCGTCCAAGGTATCGGTCCGTGCCGCCGGTCTCAACCGGGTTAGAGCGTCTCGGGCGCGTTGGAACTCACCGCAACGGGCAAGAATGGCGGCCAGCAGCAACCACGCCGATTCATCCCGCGGATATCGTTGTAGGTGACGCTCCAGACCTGCTAGAGCATCGTTGACGACCCGCTCGGCTTTGAGATAGGTGTGAATCGATCGGGCTTGTTCGAACCAGGCCGGGTCGGTTTGAACGATCAGATGAATTTCGGCCAGCGCTTGAGCGTAGCGGCCGCGGCTCACGTCGAGAAGCGCCAGGCGTTCCCGTGCGGCTGAAGCGTAGGGATTCAGAACGAGGGCGCGCTGGTAGCGATCCCGCGCTTGAGGTTCGCGTCCAGCTCGCAAAAGCCGGTCGCCTCGCGCCAAGAGATCGGCGACCCTTTGGTCGCGCTCGGTGTGGCCTGGATTTGAGCCGTTCGCAAGACCGGAAGAGCCCCGAAGGATGGTCGAGACGATGGCTTGGGACCCCGTCCACCCCACTAGGATCGTCGCCATGACGCAAGCGCTATGAAGGTTCGGCTTCAGGTTGCACACGACGCGCGACTCCCGAAATCATCGAGGAGTGAAATCCACCCGGTTGAGTGATGGCGGGGGCGGCGGAACTTCGGAGGACCATCTTCGTGAATTCAAAATCGAAATGGTGAGAAACCCTACCACCAGCGCCAGGAGGACCCCGCCCATGACCATCACCATGACCCGCAGCTCATTGTCGTCGCGGGATCGAGCTTCGCTCGGATGGTATCCGAACATCCCATAGCTCGGTGGGGAGGGGAGCGGGGCAGGGGAGAGCGGATGGAAATCGTCCGTTTCCGCACTAAGGTCTTTGGGACGGACCTTGTGGATAGACCGGTTCCGTTTCGCGGACCGGGTTGATCTCGACGATTTCGACGAGGCAGCTTCGGTGGACGCCCGACTTGATCGTGGACTGGGTTGGGTGTGGTTGAGGTCGGTTGCAGCCGGCGCGGACGACGACCCACTCCGAGAGGATGAGCCGGCAAGCGATGATGAGGCGAGAGGCGTTACGGCGGGAAGCTCGTCTTCAAACCCTGGATCGTCACCGAAACTGAAAGGTTGGTTTGGTGAGGCAAACGCTGCAGCGTTGTCTGCCGATCGACTCCCTGGAACCAACTCCACTACTGTTCCCACCGAGGACGCGCCCAGATCGAACTCGGACTCGGAATCGGACGGCATTTCGGGAGGGGCAGACCGCGAAGGGGGCTTAGGGGCAACCGGGAACTCCGCCGTCGGACGCGTGGCCGAGAGGGACCGCAACGCCTGAATGAGTTGCCGATAGGAGTCGTAACGCCGCTCGGGCGACTTGGCCATCATAGTCTTAAGGATCGCGGCGAACTCCGGCGGGACATCGGGTCGAACCTTTCGAACGTCAGGAATGTCGCCGCGAATGTGAAGGAGTACTTTTTCGGAGATCTTGTCGGCGACATAAGGCGGGGAGCCGGTCAACAGGTAGTAGAGGGTGCAACCCAGGGAGTAAATATCGCTGCGAATGGTGGCGGCGTGGCTGTCGCGGGCCTGCTCGGGGGCCATGTAGTCAATGGTGCCGATCGTGGTACCTTCGCGAGTTAACCGTTCGTCATCCAAGATGGTCCGCGCCAGTCCCAGATCGGCGAGCTTGACCTGGCCTTCGCTGGTGATCAGGAGGTTGCCGGGTTTGATGTCGCGGTGGACTAACCCAGCCTGGGCGGCGTGATCAAGCGCCTCGGCGGTCTGGATCGCCACTTCGATCACACGAGCAACCGGCATGGAACCATGTTTTTTGACGTACCGCGAAAGATCACCGCCGTTGACGTATTCGAAGACCAGGAAGTGACGATCCTGCGCGTGGCCCACGTCGAGCAGTTCCACCACGTTGGGATGGCTCAACGAGGCCAGGAGTCTAGCCTCGTTGAGAAAGCGTTGAAGGGTGGTGGGCTTGCGAGCGAGTTCCTTGGGCAAAATTTTGAGCGCGACGATCAGTCCAGTGGGACGATGTCGGCCCCGCGCGACCAAGCTCATCCCGCCTTTGCCGAGCAGTTCCAGCACCTCGTAGTCGCCAAGGACGGGGCGATCGCCTGAAATCGTCCCCCCGCCGCCTAGCGAAGCAAAATCTTCGACCGCCGACATCGAACCAAGCGACGCCTCGCGGTCCTGCGGACTCGATTTGGCCGACGCCGAAACCGAGGTGTTCGCGGAGTCTTGGGGTCGCGGGGTCACGAGAGAAGCCCTCGGAGTGGGTCGAAAGGAAGAGGAATTCGACCGACGCGCGGAAGCGATGATCGTGTGAGAGCGTGCGCGCAGACAACAACGTCAATCCATCCGGCCAATCGAATCGAGTGGCTTGGCTTAGTGTCGGGGAACAACCAAACCGACCGGCTCGCCCAAGAAAGAGATCGAAGAAGCGGGGAAACGACGGTTGAAGACACGTCCTTTTCAACAGACGAGGCGTCGCAAATCACGCAGGGGTCTTCGAACGAGAAACGCGACGCCAAGTCAATCCGCGGCGTCCGATCCATTCCGTTGCCTTCGCTTTATCGTTAGGGCTTGATGATTGAATGGCAAGCCGGTTCTCCACCATCTCGGCGGATGACTCCGCGGCGTTGGTTGGGGACTCCTTGGTTAGGTGGGGTGGAAGGACCAGAACGGTTACATTACAGCCTCTGGAGATGAAGCCCGCCATCGAGAGGCAAAACCACGCCGGTGGCGTAGGGCAGGGGGGATCGAGCAAGTTGAGCGACGACTCGTCCCACATCCTCGGGCGTGCCCCAGCGGGGTATCGGCACCAGACCGTCGCGGATCCGTTGCGTGTAGAGGTCGGCCACACGCTCGGTCATGTCGGTACGAATCAGACCTGGACGCAGTTCGACCACTCGGATCGGGGAGTCGGCCAATCGAAGGGCAAAGGCTCGTGCGATGGTGGCGATGCCCGCCTTCGAGACGCAGTATTCGACCCGGTTGAGACTGACATGGTCGGCCGAGATCGAGCCGATGAAATGAATCTGAGCCGCCTCGAGCTCGGGATGAAGCGGTTGGGTCATCATCAACCGCGCCAGCCTTTGCGTGAGAAAAAACACGCCTTTCAGGTTGGCGTTCATCACCTCGTCCCAGCTTTCCGGCGTGGTCTCCAGCACATCCGACCGAACCCTCGGGGCCATGCCAGCGTTGTTGACCAACAGATCGAGGCGTCCAAAACGAGACGCCACCTCATGGGTCACCGTTTCAACCGTGGTGAGATCGCCCGAGTCGGCGGCCACCGACCAGGCTTGGGGAGCGCCTAAGCTCAACGCCTCGGAAACCGTCTGTTGAGCGGCTTCCGAGCCGGAGCGATATGTCAAGCCAATGGCGAACCCCGCCCGAGCCAGCGCATGAACAATGCCCCGGCCAATCCCACGCCCTCCTCCGGTCACGAGGGCGGTGGGCGGAGACGACCTGAGCGAAGGGTCCACGATCCGGCTCGAATCCTCGAAACTCATACTCACAGGGGAGGACTCCCGAGAAAAAATGACGATAAGGGTGCTTCGTCTGGCGAGGAACGGTCACCCAACCCATCGTGATCCGCCACAACCAGAAACGAAACGAAAACGGGTGGACTAGTGGACCGGCACCACACGCCCGTGCGCGCGAAGGCGTTGAAGGTACGTGACCCGTCGCGCGGGATCAAGATTCGGGCGCTTGACTTCACCATCCAAGACGATTTCAATAGGTGCGGGATCCTCGTGGTTGGGAAGGGTGGGCGAACGTTCGATCGAGTTGCTTTCTCACGCCTCGTCATCATAACGGGGCCAGGCCCTCGGTGGGATCCGGCGAACGCGCTCGTAGCTCAGGAGGATAGAGCGGCGGTTTCCTAAACCGCAGGTCGCAGGTTCGAATCCTGCCGGGCGCATGACTTCACTCTTGCCACGGCACAGGCGCGCCTCACGCGGCACGTTGATCAACCCCAGCTTGAACTCGTCTCTCGAAACTCGAAGAAGGTGAGATAGATCACTACCACGCGCCCGTAGCTCAGCTGGATAGAGCATCGGTCTTCTAAACCGACGGTCGCAGGTTCGAATCCTGCCGGGCGTACTGATAGAGGGGTTCACGCAAATCGTGAGCGCCTGGCCTACGTCGTCCGCGTTCTTCTGCAAGATTCAGTAACGGTTTACGTCTGCCTTTTTAGGTCATAGGCTGGTTCAATTCTTCTCTCGGAACCCGACAGTAACGGTTCGGAGATTGGAGCGCGACCTACGCGAACCTGCCGACCTCGGGTTAGCACCAATTTTTTCTGAATCAGGAGCGTCCAATACTCCTGCGGTTGAGCCAGGATAGTGTCGGCCGCGACTGGCACGACCTCGCCCTCGTAGTTGATCGAGCGGAGGAGGTAGCCGGCGTGTTCGATCTCGTGCAGGAAGCCGACCGGCTGTGGCGGATCGCGTTGGAGGTGCAACTCCATAATGACGGCGGCGTGTGGAAAGCGACGCAGCGTCTTTTGCATCCTTTCCTAGACCAGGCTTTCCGCACCCTCTGCATCGATCTTGACCAGTTCCAGGCACGGCCATTCAGCGCAGAGGCGGTCCAAAGTGATCGCAGGGGCCTGTATGGTCTGGCCGCGATGCGTGTAGGCCCAACGTCCCAGCGGCGCTCGCAGTCGGCCACGCCTTCCCCGACATTCGCGCCCTTGTTCCCAGCGCATCGGCCGCTCGTCGTGGCCGACGCGGCGGTAGAGGAACCGTTGACCGGTCAATTCGTCAATGACCCGCTGTCCCTCGGGCGTCGGGTCCGGGTTGTGCCAGAGGACACCGTCCCAGCGGTTACGCAGGTCGGCCACGAGGTTGAAGCAGAGTTCCTTCGTTGGCGAGCGAGTTGTTGCGGCGATTGCCGCCCGGCCGCCACGCTCGTTGCTCGCGCTGGGGCGTTTCAGCTTGCGCATGATGAGTTGCAGGAACAGCAAGGCCGTTTCGCTGGTCTGCTTGTCGGCCAGGAAATTGCCACGGATGCCCGCCTCTTCCTCGTCGCCAAATGGCGGATTGGTCAGGATCACGTCCACGCGGTCGCGGTCGCCCGGTTTGGTGAGCTTGACGGCCAGGCTGTTGCCGTACCAATGACCGGGGCGTCGAGTCCGTGCAGAAGCAGGTTCATCTGGGCGAGCAGTAGGGCTGCAGCTTGGCCTCGCCCCCGCGGATGCCGCGTTCCTGCAAGGTGCGCCGGTCCTAGACTGTCTTGTACTGCTTTTCCAAGTGGGCGAAGGTTTCCGCGAGGAAGCCGCTGGTGCCACAGGCGGGATCGAGGACCACTTCGCCGAGCCGGGGATCGGTCACCGTGATCAAGAACTGGATGACGGGCCGGGGCGTGTAGATTTCGCCCGCCTCCCGTTGTCAGCTTTGTTGTTGGCTCTACCCATTTGATTCACTCGCAGGAACTCTGCCGGGTCAGTGAAGGCCGTGAAGAAAATCGGCTTGCCGGAAAACGCTAGAGGCGAGACGGGGCCGACAGCCATGAACGGAAACTCTTGCAGGTCACGGCGTGGAAAGCTCTGCGGATCGCGGAACGATTGGTAGAGTTCGAGCGACCGCTTGTCGCCGCCGGCGAAGTCACGCAGCCGGTCGAACTCGGTGCCCATCGCTAGGCCGAAGCCAAAAGCGAGAATGCGTAGTTGCTGGAGAATCTCGTTATCGATGCCGCCCAGGGTTTGACTGATGAAGAACCAGCCGATGCCGTACTTCCGCGTCTCACGCACCGCCCGGCGCAGCAGCGAGCGAAGGCGATCCGCCTCGGAACCCTCGTCGAGTCGGCCGCTCGGCGCATGACGATGCGCTTCATCGAGCAGCACCAGCACGTTGGCACTCTGCTCGGTGCTCAGGGCCGATGTGGCCTGCGCTACTAGAATGTTGAGGAGCTTTGCTAGAATCCTGCGCTGCAATTCCTCAGACCAGAACCGCTGGTTACCTTGGCGAGAGATGTCAATCACGATGACTGGGCGGGGAGAGTTGTCCCCAGCCGATCCAAGGAGCCGATTGACGATGCCGTGCTGTTGTTGGCCAAAGCTGTAGAGCCGGTGCCGGTCTTGCCCTCGCGTAAACAGCCGGCAGATCGGTTGCCAGGTCTTGGCAAGCAGCTGATTTTGCGCCTGCTTGTCGTTGAGGAACCGTTGGACTCGCTGCTGAAGCTGCTGGGCACGCTGTCTGGTCGTGTAGATGAATCCAGCATTGTTGGGGTCATTGATGGCATTCAACGCGGCCTGCAGAACCGGCAGTGTTTCGAGAGCGTCAAGCTTGTGAGTGCCCTCTAAGGCTTGACGCACGACCTCAG encodes:
- a CDS encoding ATP-binding protein, yielding MSTERNQDVAVIGSPSSNTELTTVSAKLSHRRRARRLSMSTERNQDVAVIGSPSSNTELTLDLLLEATKERMVGALTAFRAEQNGTPIISVGQVVGIELRNRWHEDSVFRNLVKRTGEIPPITNRQDTRIADLVVGATFRQGSNGYEPEVLGMVPPTGTRVFRVNQALLNELLSVYQKEKEIVYLGKAYANDVLYPMWFKHFGSGVGGAGEAYHLGVFGKTGSGKSGLAKMMLCAYARHPQLGILVIDPQGEFSLELSGKRVGQQGLQLDQAIRAQGRPIEVFRIGDIQLDDWDTFEEMLISLRFFEQLQIPSASAENARRAAEVVRQALEGTHKLDALETLPVLQAALNAINDPNNAGFIYTTRQRAQQLQQRVQRFLNDKQAQNQLLAKTWQPICRLFTRGQDRHRLYSFGQQQHGIVNRLLGSAGDNSPRPVIVIDISRQGNQRFWSEELQRRILAKLLNILVAQATSALSTEQSANVLVLLDEAHRHAPSGRLDEGSEADRLRSLLRRAVRETRKYGIGWFFISQTLGGIDNEILQQLRILAFGFGLAMGTEFDRLRDFAGGDKRSLELYQSFRDPQSFPRRDLQEFPFMAVGPVSPLAFSGKPIFFTAFTDPAEFLRVNQMGRANNKADNGRRAKSTRPGPSSSS
- a CDS encoding 3-ketoacyl-ACP reductase: MSFEDSSRIVDPSLRSSPPTALVTGGGRGIGRGIVHALARAGFAIGLTYRSGSEAAQQTVSEALSLGAPQAWSVAADSGDLTTVETVTHEVASRFGRLDLLVNNAGMAPRVRSDVLETTPESWDEVMNANLKGVFFLTQRLARLMMTQPLHPELEAAQIHFIGSISADHVSLNRVEYCVSKAGIATIARAFALRLADSPIRVVELRPGLIRTDMTERVADLYTQRIRDGLVPIPRWGTPEDVGRVVAQLARSPLPYATGVVLPLDGGLHLQRL
- a CDS encoding nitrilase-related carbon-nitrogen hydrolase, giving the protein MSSLRYAAAAIQTDLPCPRDRSDYPARFTALAELIDHAVVGTGPFDDLKLVVFPEFAHAAPIYPSAAELLDKLALPIPNEFTDRYIQVARRHRIHIQTGSFLESSPSHPGVVFNTTCLIGPDGLLATYRKLNPWIPFEVHGSPAEFHDDLATLLPVVETEIGRLGVAICYDWLFPEVLRSMALRGCEVLIRVSAYMDPWGTTEPMDWWTVINRARAIENLAYVVAANQGASLTHYPPYSWPGGSMIVDYDGRIVTQASPGPGSKIVMGPIDLDGLRRARERRRGHQMLRHGRFAPPRLNPGGLMLESLDPAPPGYIDPYRRATRR
- a CDS encoding tetratricopeptide repeat protein; translated protein: MARGDRLLRAGREPQARDRYQRALVLNPYASAARERLALLDVSRGRYAQALAEIHLIVQTDPAWFEQARSIHTYLKAERVVNDALAGLERHLQRYPRDESAWLLLAAILARCGEFQRARDALTRLRPAARTDTLDASTRAAIRRGLELTSR
- a CDS encoding serine/threonine-protein kinase produces the protein MTPRPQDSANTSVSASAKSSPQDREASLGSMSAVEDFASLGGGGTISGDRPVLGDYEVLELLGKGGMSLVARGRHRPTGLIVALKILPKELARKPTTLQRFLNEARLLASLSHPNVVELLDVGHAQDRHFLVFEYVNGGDLSRYVKKHGSMPVARVIEVAIQTAEALDHAAQAGLVHRDIKPGNLLITSEGQVKLADLGLARTILDDERLTREGTTIGTIDYMAPEQARDSHAATIRSDIYSLGCTLYYLLTGSPPYVADKISEKVLLHIRGDIPDVRKVRPDVPPEFAAILKTMMAKSPERRYDSYRQLIQALRSLSATRPTAEFPVAPKPPSRSAPPEMPSDSESEFDLGASSVGTVVELVPGSRSADNAAAFASPNQPFSFGDDPGFEDELPAVTPLASSSLAGSSSRSGSSSAPAATDLNHTQPSPRSSRASTEAASSKSSRSTRSAKRNRSIHKVRPKDLSAETDDFHPLSPAPLPSPPSYGMFGYHPSEARSRDDNELRVMVMVMGGVLLALVVGFLTISILNSRRWSSEVPPPPPSLNRVDFTPR
- a CDS encoding FG-GAP-like repeat-containing protein: MSATIRRWVGLGLLMTPIGIGCGCGTQPETKSVPKSERVQTTAPETRAATLSDLTPDQFKDLVEAHLEGLGRMQRFEYAEAAQAFETVRRIAPGWPPSGVNLAIALLNNTGVKAEDARKAGRSPSAQDFQRELDLLAEVIRQDPNNAHAYYCRGLILGYVGETAQAHEAFRKVNELDPNDATTWYQLGATLPDPDRPDFPVAQNKPELILPYFEKAFELNPYFESAAYRLMLAYRNQEVTARDPQQKAEAIRKRTEMFNLRAQLSPKTAGNPQGPGEAFALTYGEAGPYATIINPPGIVSKPAETDAPVRWNATDLKFELAQGSNWATPEELRQHSANAERIAGQFGRPIVAFDLDNDDLIDLFLPNAIRDDQGIRDGLFRQRPDGGYTELPRALAPSGNGSDHGVTLGAAAADFDADGWNDLVLTGTRGVRLLRNLGNQSFEDVTAQAGLANLNQVALTARWIDLDQDGDLDLVLVTPTLASQLETLFREGEQPPPSPVILFRNDGVPAPLPGNLPKDNWAPKAVAHPETPAEEGLSIAFSRWPGLEEALKPSGVPTTLAAFDFDSDRDLDLIVAGWDGTPYLLRNERLGRFLREPIELPNGPSRINHLLALDLDADGRSDLVALDHEGRLRVWRNETDSTPGRRQPNFVEFPTNLRGLSSVRMIDIDLNGSPDVIGPTDQQPLAGRNLGDRLIGFSVGLDELRSNDGSTSPEQGRDSLETANLVGDDLPDLLVWRPGEPPRVFENLGNRFNWLALEFAGRWKVGFDQMRTNPHGYGAKLGVLGPKLNLRLETTSLIGATGQSLGPVVLGLGDSTKAELVQITWPDGVLQSELQVAANQRLNLIETNRKTGSCPVCFTWNGTRFECLGDFLGGGGMGYLVAPGIYGQPDRDEALLIRSDQLKPTRGVYRIAVVEPMDEISYLDHFELEVIDHPAEVTIGLDERFAPEGPRPTGEVRAWRTRIDPTKAVNSQGQEVTDHLKSTDRRFAGGVKKLGKWIGYAEEHAITLDFGNRVRDAWSRVENEPGRRLLLVLNGWVEYPYSQTNYAAATAGVELKPPVLEQQRSDGTWETLEPYPGYPAGLPRTMSVELDPSKLAHPFVVRIRTNMECDWDEAFLAITEPAPTAEQPALYRSTTLPVMRAWLAARGYLREVSPDGQPPLLYEYAQVDPAPFASFRGRLTRFGEVTELVARDDDQFAVIGPGDEVKLEFDATTLPELPKGWNRTFVLRSVGYCKDADPFTAGSDTVEPLPWKGMPEFPFIDPITERLRDPAYQRYLDRYQTREIRP